GGGCAGACCAACGCGAGCCATATGTTCGACGCCTGCGTCAGCAAGTTCGGGCCGGACGGCAGCCGGTGGTGGGACCGGATCTGGGGCAGCGCGTCGTGGGACCAGGCGTCCGACGTCGCGCCGGATGCGTTCGGGAACGTGTACGTCTGCGGGTTCACCGCGGGCGCGTTCGACGGCCAAACCAACGCCGGCGGGACCGCGACGTTCCTGACCAAGTTCGGCCCCGGCGCCGCGCAAGACAGCGACGGGGACGGCTTGCCGGACCGCGACGAGCAGACCACGGGCACGGACCCGGCCGATTTCGGCTCCAGCCTGCACATGATGGCCCAGGCAGCCCCCTACTCCACCAACGGCTGGCTCGTGCGCTGGGCGAGCGTATCCCAGCGGGTGTACCGCCTCGACCGCGCGACCAACCTGGTCAGCGGCGCCTGGACGATGGTCGCCACCAATCTCCCCGCCGTTCCCCCGGTCAACATCCACACGGACACGACCGCGGTCGGCGTCAATCCCCGGTTCTACCGGGTCCACGGCGCACAGGCGCCGTGAGGCAGAGGCGTCGCTGGCGACGCCCGCGGGCGCCGACAAGCGGCGCCCCTACATGACTGATACCAAATCCGGGTAAATGCGGGTAGATTTCGGGCTCGCAGGAGCTCGCCCCTCCATGATTCCTGCCACTGGAGGGCGGAGCTCTGCGACGCCGTTCGTACCGCCTCTCGCCCGTACCTGGTATGACGCATTACGCCGTGAGAGCGGTTGTCCTTGTGGGCCGGCCCGCGGAGTGGTAGGTATGGCGCCCGGACGGCTATGAAAACCTTCCTGAAGAAGCTCGGCGTCACAATGGCTGGGATTGCCGTGCCCCTGCTGATCCTGGAGATCGCCATGCGCCTGGCCGGCGCGGGCCAGGCCCCCTCGCTCGGAAAGAACTACGACCGCAGCCGGTTCCGCTACCGGCCGTCCGGCGCGCGGCAGAATCCCTGGGCCCAGGGCGCGACGAACGTGCTGCGGATCGCGGTGATCGGCGACTCGATCAGCAACGGCGCGGGCGTGCAGAAGGACGACACCTACGGCTTCCGGCTCGGTCGCTTCCTGAACATGAACGAGGGCCAGACGCCGGCCGAGGTGCGCGTCTACGCCAAGGGCGGCACGTCCACCTACATGCAGTTGGATTTTCTGGAGGAGGCGCTCAAGTACGATCCCGACGTCGTCATCCTGGGCATCTGCCTCAACGACACGGAGGACTGGACGCGGCCCAAGGACTTCATGCGCTGGCGGGACGAGCGCATGCCCCGGGTGCCCGGTCCGAAACTGGCCTTCCTGCTCAAGCACTCGCGCGCGCTGAACTGGATCTACAGGAAGGCCGAGGACCGGCGCTGCAACGCGGCGTTCCTGCGGAGCTTCGAAAAACTGTACGACCCGGAGTATTCCGGCTGGAAGCGGTTCACCCGCGCCCTCCACGAATTCCAGACGCGCTGCCGCTCCCGCGGGATCACGTTCGTGGCCGTGATCTTCCCCGAGTTGAGCCGGGTGGACGACTATCCGTTCGATTACGTGCACGAGCGCATCCGCGCCGCGCTGGCGGAGGAGCAGGCCTATACTCTTGATCTCCTGCCCGATTTCCGCGGCAAGAACCCGGACCGGCTCCAGGCCGTTCCGAACATCGACGGGCACCCGAACGAAATCGGGCACCGCATCGCGGCGGAGTCCATTTTCGAGTTCCTGCTGGCCAACCGGCTGATCGATCCGGGCTACCTCCCCGTGCACCGGACGGGCGACGGGAACGCCTTCTGG
The sequence above is a segment of the Kiritimatiellia bacterium genome. Coding sequences within it:
- a CDS encoding SGNH/GDSL hydrolase family protein yields the protein MKTFLKKLGVTMAGIAVPLLILEIAMRLAGAGQAPSLGKNYDRSRFRYRPSGARQNPWAQGATNVLRIAVIGDSISNGAGVQKDDTYGFRLGRFLNMNEGQTPAEVRVYAKGGTSTYMQLDFLEEALKYDPDVVILGICLNDTEDWTRPKDFMRWRDERMPRVPGPKLAFLLKHSRALNWIYRKAEDRRCNAAFLRSFEKLYDPEYSGWKRFTRALHEFQTRCRSRGITFVAVIFPELSRVDDYPFDYVHERIRAALAEEQAYTLDLLPDFRGKNPDRLQAVPNIDGHPNEIGHRIAAESIFEFLLANRLIDPGYLPVHRTGDGNAFWKRVADRMQNPAGEAERTDNVDPSVMVDPQEE